A stretch of DNA from Vidua macroura isolate BioBank_ID:100142 chromosome 12, ASM2450914v1, whole genome shotgun sequence:
ACCCCTTTGCAGAGGGGTTCTGTTGCTGCAAAACCTCCCCTGTGTAATCCCTGGGCTCCTCGTTCTCATCTTTTCagtaaattaatgtttttcttcatgtgtgtttttcttctgtgctcaTTACCGGAGACAACTGCCCAATTCTGGCCGTCACGGAGAAGCTTTAACATGTTTTTGTGTCATATTAGGTGATTTTTAGGCTTAATGCCTGTTGAGTTCTCTTGAAAGCAAAGGTGCTTGCCCTTTGGTTCTTCCTTGAGTTGGGAATCTCTGCCTGGATAGGTCGGCAGTGACACACACGTCATGTGTGTGACAGTGACCTTGATGGACCCTGCTGCAACTCAGGGCAGAGGGGCTCTCCAGATACAGATACAAACATTAATGTGGAAAGGAAACATAGCAGCAATTGAGAAACACACCCTGGAAAGCCAGAGTTTCAATTCTTATGGTCTGTATTTGCCTCCTGGATCCAGGGAGTGCTTTTGTTGAAGAAAGACTTTAGATTTTGACTTAAAGATGACATTTGAGCGGTTCAATTTAGGTTTCTCTCCAGCTGAGATTTGCTGTTTctctgtaggatttttttttttttttttttttggtgtagaAAAAATAAGGATTCTCCTCCAACCAGCTGAGACCTGGAGGGTtttcagctgtgtcctgggagcaggagcattTACAGAGCCCTGCTCTTGCTctgagctcagctgtgcagGTGATTTGTTGCAGAAAGCAGGGTCAAAGGTCTGCTTtggagctggggaaaggagggggaatTTCCCTACAGGAACCAAAAGAGCATTTTAATTCTGTCTTGGCCTGTTGTTTACTTTTCCAtagctaaaataaataaagttattttcatGCTTCCGTTGCATAAACCAGTATTGCAGCTGAAATGTTGGACCAGggtaaattttgtttaaaaagcaaattgcCTGCTAATTAGGCTGCCATTAATGAACCCAAAGAGAAGTATATCAGCAAAAATACAACCCAGTTGTgatgttgggggttttttgtttgtttgtttgttttttttaataaaactttgtAGTTAATTACTGTGAGTGGTTCGTGCTGggttaagaaagaaaaagtcaggAGCTAAATTTGACTTCTGTGAAGCAGAGCTTTGAGCTCCAAGGTCGTATCTGGTGTGTGACCTCTCTGCAAATATTAGTGGAGTGAGATTAGCAGTGGGGAAAGGAAGCACCAGGCTTGTGGTCCTCCAGTTTAGTTGCCTTAGAAAACTGTTCCAACCTTTGTGGGGTTAAAAAAGGCAGGTTCATCCAAAAAAACCAGCAATTTGTGATAGTGCTGAGTGAAGAAACAAATTAACAATCCTGTCAGACTAATTTGTGCATTAGCATACATTCTGCTTTTTGTGATTAGTTATCAAATATTAATGCAATTGCAACCTTGAGATCCAGTTTTCTCTTGGATAGACACAGTGATcgatttttttcctcttccaacCCTTCTGTTGGAAGGAATCTCTCTCATCCCTTTGCTTTGGAGAGCCTCTGTAGGAATTGCATGGAATTCTGTTGGTGAGGAATTTGTATGTTAAAGCTTCTCAGTCTCACTTGGCTGTGGGAAGAAGGAGAATTCctgtattttacagaaaaaggaaTGCCAGAAAACCTCTTAAGGAGTGGTATCCAGAGCTGGTTTTTGTGTGTCTTTCCCCTGCTCTGACCAATGCTCTGGGAACTCTTTGGAAGTCTGATATGGAAAAAAGTAGACACTTTGCTACAACATAAACCACGATATTTAATAAGTTACATCCACCCAGGGCTCACCCAGGACTGACCCAGAGCGACTGTAACAAGGGaaatccatattttattttattctggcCTCTTGGTCAGGACTAAAGCAGTGTTATCTTCCTTTTGCTCCaagtttgttcctttttttctgcattcagctGTGCTTCCTGCCCGCTGCTACTCTCACGGGTCACAAGAGTCAGATGAAGAATTCGATGCTCGCTGGGTGACGTATTTCAACAAGCCAGATATCGATGCCTGGGAGCTCAGGAAAGGTAAGTTGAAGACCAGGAAGCATAACCTGGAGTAAATAGATGTTTTGTGACCAGAAATAACGACTTTAGTTGGCGTTTTGTGGACTccccgtccctggaagtgtccaaggccaggttggagaggGTTTagagtaacctggtctagtggaaggtgtccctgcccatgtcagaATGGTGGACTGGATATCTCTGAGGtacttccaacccaaaccattccatgattccatcaTTTTAACATCTGGATGGGAGGGAGAGTAACATTTGCTCCAAGGAAAGTGTGTTTGAGTTCTACTATGCTCATTTTTCTTTGGGCTTTGGCTAATGGCTCGGCCATAAGTCCCTGCAGGCTTTTTGTGTGGCTGTCTCCAGTTGTTTGCTGTGGAGTTGCCAAGTTTTATTAAACTTAACTCCATTTTTTGGGGTGGTGGAGGGCTGGGAGTGTCTGTAGggcagtgtggggtgtgtgCACAGGGGTTATGGGGCTGAGAGTGTCTGTAGggcagtgtggggtgtgtgcacaggggttatggggctgggctgtgtccatggggcagtgtggggtgtgtgCACAGGGGTTATGGGGCTGAGAGTGTCTGTAGggcagtgtggggtgtgtgCACAGGGGTTATGGGGCTGAGAGTGTCTGTAGggcagtgtggggtgtgtgCACAGGGGTTATGGGGCTGGGGTATGTCCATGGGGCAGCGTGGGGTGTGTGCACAGGGGTTATGGGGCTGGGAGTGTCTGTAGGGCACTATGGGGTGTGTGCACAGGGGTTATGGGGCTGGGAGTGTCTGTGGggcagtgtggggtgtgtgcacaggggttatggggctgggctgtgtccatggggcagtgtggggtgtgtgCACAGGGGTTATGGGGCTGGGAGTGTTTGTAGGGCACTATGGGGTGTGTGCACAGAGGTtatggggctgggctgtgtccatggggcagtgtggggtgtgtgcacaggggttatggggctgggctgtgtccatggggcagtgtggggtgtgtgcacaggggttatggggctgggctgtgtccaTGGGGCAGTGTGGGGTAGGTATGTGGGGCAGTATAGGAGCAATACAGTGGGAGAGTTCATATTTTAAGGCTAATTAGGccttaaaaatgtgatttcatAAACAGATAATTGCAAGCAGAAGGAtccttccagcagcacctggctgatgagggttttttggttttttttccgTCAGGGAGGAAGGGAGTAGACAGCCAGGGGTTCCTTTTGAGAGCATGACAAGCTGGTCCCAAGTTCCCCTTGGTGTGTCCTTGTCTCCACAGGCATAAACACACTGGTGGGTTACGACCTGGTCCCGGAGCCCAAAATCATCGACGCGGCTCTGCGGGCCTGCAGACGGTTAAATGACTTTGCCAGCGCTGTCCGCATCCTCGAAGTTGTAAAGGTGGGTGGAACTGCTCTGCTCCCATtgccagagcctggcagcagggcgGTTTTCCCTggctttttcctgctgcaaaggACAACCACacttctcctgctgccagaaTCTGTGGCTCCATGATGAGCACAAAGCTTGCTGGCTTCTTGAGGGACTGAGAGAAGTAACTCAGAAAGCTCTCTTGGGGAACACCTGAAACCAGCTCCTTGAAACCTGaacccagcctggccagggagTTAAGAGAAGCCAGGACTTTTATTTCAGCCCTGGAGgccaggagctctgctctgccacaaGCAGTGGCTGGTGTGGGAGGTTTTGGAAATGTGTGTTTTGAAGTAACTCCTtcaaacaaagtaattttttgttttttggcttgttgttgttgttttttttttttcaggacaaGGCAGGACCCCACAAGGAAATCTATCCTTACGTTATCCAGGAGCTTAGACCAACTTTGAGTGAACTTGGAATCTCCACTCCAGAGGAACTGGGCCTAGACAAAGCATAAACCCTGTTGGTGAGGTTTGGTGTTGCTTCCCAGACTCTTGGCATGGGAGTCCTGCACCCCAAACATAGGCAAGACCTAATGTGCCCTAATCCCAGACTGAAATAAAGCCCTAAATAAAAATCCTCGTGGAAGTGAAGCCTCTTAACTCAGTTTCCTCAGGAGATGACCAGTgtcatattctttttttaaatattatgctTAGAATAGAGATACTGTGTGTCAGACTGCTGCAAATAGTGCTCGATTCTGGATATTTTAagtccttttcctcctccttgccctggGATACAATGTCTTGGTGCCAGGGTTCCTGaatcagctgtgctgggaatgcagTACCTACCTGCATTTTTGACCTGAGCCTGGTTAAACAAAGCTGTGAAGCTAAAAGGGATGGAAATAACTCGTTTGGGACCTCATGGAAACTTTG
This window harbors:
- the LOC128813589 gene encoding cytochrome c oxidase subunit 5A, mitochondrial — protein: MAAVPPRRAPSPSPPPPALPRSRSVPAAPPYPPQRPPPDPHLHPSLPVRCGSQRRAPGPRCCLPPSQPAAMLAASASLLRRCAVSGLRAAVRRPAGPAAVLPARCYSHGSQESDEEFDARWVTYFNKPDIDAWELRKGINTLVGYDLVPEPKIIDAALRACRRLNDFASAVRILEVVKDKAGPHKEIYPYVIQELRPTLSELGISTPEELGLDKA